In the Staphylococcus condimenti genome, one interval contains:
- the ureB gene encoding urease subunit beta, with product MKPGEIIVKNTEIEINKGTDDSETVITVKNIGDRPIQVGSHYHFFEANTGLKFDREKAYGKHLDIPAGAAVRFEPGDEKKVQLVEYNGKRRIYGFRGLVDGAIDEERVFRVKNGHPNAGVKNDEGKQNANKESGYNR from the coding sequence TTGAAACCTGGAGAAATTATAGTTAAAAACACTGAAATTGAAATCAACAAAGGTACAGATGATTCTGAAACAGTTATCACGGTAAAAAATATCGGTGACCGCCCTATTCAAGTTGGTTCTCATTATCACTTTTTCGAAGCGAATACAGGTTTGAAATTTGATAGAGAAAAAGCCTATGGAAAACATTTAGATATTCCAGCTGGTGCAGCAGTAAGATTCGAACCTGGGGATGAAAAGAAAGTCCAACTCGTAGAATATAACGGCAAACGTCGTATTTACGGTTTCCGAGGCTTAGTAGATGGTGCAATCGATGAAGAGCGTGTCTTCCGTGTAAAAAATGGCCACCCGAACGCAGGTGTTAAAAATGATGAAGGCAAACAAAATGCCAATAAAGAAAGTGGGTATAATCGATGA
- a CDS encoding urease subunit gamma — protein sequence MHFTQREQDKLMLVVANDLARRRQSRGLKLNYPEAVAIISYELLEGARDGKSVAELMSYGRQILNKDDVMEGVSDMIPDLEIEATFPDGTKLITIHHPIV from the coding sequence GTGCATTTCACGCAACGTGAACAAGATAAATTGATGCTTGTTGTAGCAAATGATTTAGCACGCAGACGACAATCTCGCGGATTGAAACTAAACTATCCAGAAGCAGTCGCAATTATCAGTTATGAATTGTTAGAAGGTGCTAGAGATGGTAAAAGTGTCGCAGAACTAATGAGTTATGGCAGACAAATCTTAAATAAAGATGATGTTATGGAAGGTGTTTCTGACATGATTCCTGATTTAGAAATTGAAGCCACATTTCCTGATGGAACAAAACTAATCACAATACACCACCCGATTGTTTAA
- the yut gene encoding urea transporter, with product MRHFICVILKNISQVILLENSWTGLFILIGLFIGNWKVGLAALLSSIIAYFLAPITNYSKEEINQGLAGFNPVLTGIALTVFLVPGWKSILITLLAVVLTMPIGAAFRALLNRFDLPMLTMPYVFISWMFLFMSFQFEYVNAGVNILPSVVKEIQFSHHTINSLLSFLDGFSEIFLVKSAIGGLVILCGIFIASREAGVFSIIANIVGVIVVMIFGANHDEINAGLYGYNVILVILALGVTFKEASVFNKYANMLFGIIMTVVMHAGLVTLLKPFGLPVFTLPFIVATWIMLLAGKKVETTEEAEEEVYSENK from the coding sequence ATGCGTCATTTTATATGCGTTATATTAAAAAACATTTCACAAGTCATTTTATTAGAGAATAGTTGGACGGGTTTATTTATTTTGATTGGTTTGTTTATTGGAAATTGGAAAGTAGGGTTGGCAGCTTTACTTTCTAGTATTATTGCTTATTTCCTTGCACCTATAACCAATTATTCTAAAGAAGAAATTAATCAAGGGCTAGCAGGATTCAATCCTGTCTTAACTGGTATTGCCTTAACTGTCTTTTTAGTGCCGGGATGGAAAAGTATACTCATCACTTTGCTTGCAGTAGTGTTAACAATGCCGATCGGAGCAGCTTTCAGGGCGTTGTTGAATCGTTTTGATTTACCGATGTTGACGATGCCGTATGTATTTATCAGCTGGATGTTTTTATTTATGTCCTTCCAGTTTGAATATGTAAATGCAGGTGTCAACATTTTGCCATCTGTTGTAAAAGAAATTCAGTTTTCACATCATACTATTAATAGTTTATTGAGTTTTTTAGATGGATTCAGTGAAATTTTCCTAGTCAAAAGTGCAATAGGCGGCTTAGTCATTTTATGCGGTATTTTTATTGCTTCACGTGAAGCAGGAGTATTTTCAATCATTGCAAATATTGTAGGCGTAATCGTTGTTATGATATTTGGGGCCAATCATGATGAAATTAATGCAGGATTATATGGATATAATGTCATTTTAGTGATATTAGCACTTGGTGTAACATTTAAAGAAGCTTCTGTGTTTAATAAGTATGCGAATATGCTATTTGGTATTATTATGACTGTTGTAATGCATGCAGGTTTGGTCACTTTGTTAAAACCATTTGGATTGCCAGTATTTACATTGCCTTTCATTGTAGCAACTTGGATAATGCTGCTTGCGGGAAAAAAGGTTGAAACAACTGAAGAAGCGGAAGAAGAGGTATACTCTGAAAATAAATAG
- a CDS encoding ABC transporter substrate-binding protein: MKKLLIPLIILVLVLAACGNKSEDKKDSKKETRSYTMDNGKKIDVPKDPKRIAVVAPTYAGGVKKLGGNVVAVNSQVDDSKVLKEKFKGVEKIGATGSEDVEKVIKQKPDLIIVYSTDKNIKKYQKVAPTVVFDYAKHKYLDQQLELGKLLGKEDKAKKWTEDWKKETSKDGKEIKDKIGKDSTVSLLDEFDKKLYTYGPNWGRGGEVIYQAFGLKMPAKQEELVKKDGWAEVKQEKIPEYAGDYIVSTRDGKSEPSYTQTNLWKNLPAVKDNHVIKVDAKTYWFNDPYTLDYMRKDLKEKFMK; the protein is encoded by the coding sequence ATGAAGAAACTGCTTATCCCTTTGATTATCTTAGTCCTTGTACTTGCGGCATGCGGTAACAAGTCTGAAGATAAAAAAGATTCTAAGAAAGAAACACGTTCATATACTATGGATAATGGTAAAAAAATAGATGTACCAAAAGATCCTAAACGTATTGCCGTTGTAGCTCCTACATATGCTGGCGGTGTTAAAAAATTAGGTGGCAATGTTGTTGCAGTCAATAGCCAAGTCGATGATAGTAAAGTTTTAAAAGAAAAATTCAAAGGCGTTGAAAAAATCGGTGCTACTGGTAGTGAAGATGTCGAAAAAGTCATCAAACAAAAACCAGACTTAATTATTGTGTATTCAACTGATAAAAACATTAAAAAATACCAAAAAGTTGCACCTACTGTTGTATTCGACTATGCAAAACATAAATACCTTGATCAACAACTTGAATTAGGTAAGTTATTAGGTAAAGAAGATAAAGCGAAGAAATGGACAGAAGACTGGAAAAAAGAAACTTCTAAAGACGGCAAAGAAATCAAAGATAAAATTGGTAAAGATTCAACTGTATCATTACTAGATGAATTTGATAAAAAACTTTATACGTACGGACCAAACTGGGGTCGTGGCGGTGAAGTAATCTATCAAGCTTTCGGTTTGAAAATGCCAGCTAAACAAGAAGAACTTGTGAAAAAAGATGGATGGGCTGAAGTAAAACAAGAAAAAATCCCTGAATATGCAGGTGATTATATTGTTTCAACACGCGACGGCAAATCAGAACCTTCATATACTCAAACAAACTTATGGAAAAACCTGCCTGCAGTTAAAGATAACCATGTTATCAAAGTTGATGCAAAAACATATTGGTTTAATGATCCATACACTTTAGATTATATGCGTAAAGATTTAAAAGAAAAATTCATGAAATAA
- a CDS encoding acyl-CoA dehydrogenase family protein, giving the protein MLESGLIHTDIQHKWLKKLQEVTDQFQSYSEKNDLESRFPYENINWLVKEGYTKLTLPKEYGGEGATIEDMVILQSYLGSIDGATALSIGWHLSVVGQLYEHEMWDKSLLEKFAEDIKEGALINRAVSEAETGSPTRGGKPSTHAVKDGNNYILNGVKTFTSMSPALTHFLVSGYDQTSGDFGFFLVKKDTPGLSISETWNELGMRATESHDLVLKDVRIPAENFVEVMGKGPKRPNGWILHIPSVYLGIAQAAADYAKDFAKEHSPNSIEGTIADLPTIQQSVGEMESLLLSARGFLWSTARIYNESPNAPVWNETSASKVLVMNQGLQVVDIAMRIVGAKSLDMERPLQRYYRDMRAGLHNPPMQDAAYTNIAKSELDLF; this is encoded by the coding sequence GTGCTAGAATCAGGTTTAATTCATACAGATATTCAACATAAGTGGTTGAAAAAACTTCAGGAAGTAACAGATCAATTCCAATCCTATTCAGAAAAGAATGATTTAGAAAGCAGATTTCCTTATGAAAATATCAACTGGCTTGTAAAAGAAGGTTATACAAAATTAACGTTGCCAAAAGAATATGGCGGCGAAGGTGCAACAATTGAAGACATGGTGATTCTGCAAAGCTATCTCGGTTCGATAGATGGTGCCACTGCTTTATCTATCGGATGGCATTTAAGTGTTGTTGGACAGTTATATGAACACGAAATGTGGGACAAATCTCTTCTTGAAAAATTTGCAGAGGATATTAAAGAAGGTGCACTTATTAACCGTGCAGTCAGCGAAGCTGAAACAGGCAGTCCGACGCGTGGCGGAAAACCTTCCACTCATGCAGTAAAAGATGGTAATAACTATATTTTAAACGGTGTAAAAACTTTTACTTCTATGAGCCCTGCATTGACACATTTCTTAGTCAGCGGCTATGATCAAACTTCTGGCGATTTCGGGTTCTTTTTAGTTAAAAAAGACACACCAGGATTATCAATTTCTGAAACCTGGAATGAACTAGGTATGCGTGCGACTGAAAGTCATGATTTAGTACTGAAAGATGTGCGAATCCCTGCTGAAAACTTTGTTGAAGTAATGGGCAAAGGACCGAAACGCCCAAATGGTTGGATACTCCATATTCCGAGTGTTTATTTAGGTATCGCACAAGCTGCAGCAGACTATGCAAAAGATTTTGCAAAAGAACATAGTCCGAACAGTATCGAGGGTACCATCGCTGATTTGCCGACAATTCAACAATCTGTTGGGGAAATGGAATCTTTATTACTTTCAGCACGCGGTTTCTTATGGTCAACAGCGCGCATTTATAATGAATCACCAAATGCCCCTGTTTGGAATGAAACATCTGCTAGTAAAGTTCTTGTGATGAACCAAGGTTTACAAGTCGTAGATATTGCGATGCGTATTGTAGGAGCGAAAAGTTTAGATATGGAGCGTCCACTTCAACGTTATTACCGCGATATGCGTGCCGGCTTGCATAACCCTCCTATGCAGGATGCTGCATATACAAATATCGCTAAATCTGAATTAGATTTATTTTAA
- a CDS encoding nucleoside hydrolase produces MKPVYFNHDGGVDDLVSLFLLLQMEDIELIGVSAIGADSYLEPAVSASRKIIDRFSDRKLAVAPSYERGKNPFPKEWRMHAFFVDALPILNEKRIEKRSAESELEAYQDIIEKINQSEVPVTLLFTGPLTDLAKALKIEPQLTKNIERLVWMGGTFLTKGNVEEPEHDGTAEWNAFWDPEAVHTVFDSDIKIDMVALESTNQVPLTVDVRQYWADRRQHIGVDFLGVCYAAVPPLTHFITNSTYFLWDVLTTAFVGKPELVKSEAMKVKVIPHGPSQGRTVKVMEEGRLVNVVNDVDRNAFFEYITQLAEKVED; encoded by the coding sequence ATGAAACCAGTATATTTTAATCATGATGGCGGCGTTGATGACTTAGTCTCATTATTCTTGCTTTTGCAAATGGAAGATATCGAGTTGATTGGTGTAAGTGCAATTGGTGCTGATAGTTATTTAGAACCGGCTGTAAGTGCATCTCGAAAAATTATAGACCGTTTTTCTGATAGAAAGTTAGCAGTGGCACCGTCATATGAAAGAGGGAAGAATCCTTTTCCTAAAGAATGGCGTATGCATGCATTCTTTGTAGATGCTTTGCCTATCTTGAATGAAAAAAGAATAGAAAAGCGTTCTGCTGAATCTGAATTAGAAGCATATCAAGATATTATAGAAAAGATAAATCAAAGTGAAGTACCTGTAACATTGTTATTTACTGGACCTTTGACAGATTTGGCAAAGGCATTGAAAATTGAACCGCAACTTACAAAAAATATTGAACGTTTAGTGTGGATGGGCGGCACATTTTTAACTAAAGGGAATGTTGAGGAACCAGAACATGATGGCACAGCTGAATGGAATGCATTTTGGGATCCAGAAGCAGTGCATACTGTATTTGATAGTGATATTAAAATAGATATGGTTGCTTTAGAAAGTACTAATCAAGTGCCTTTGACAGTTGATGTGCGCCAATATTGGGCTGATAGACGCCAACATATCGGTGTGGACTTCTTAGGAGTTTGCTATGCAGCAGTACCGCCTTTAACCCACTTTATTACTAATTCAACCTATTTTTTATGGGATGTATTAACAACTGCTTTTGTAGGCAAACCGGAGTTAGTTAAATCTGAAGCCATGAAAGTAAAAGTAATCCCGCATGGTCCAAGTCAAGGACGAACAGTTAAGGTAATGGAAGAAGGGCGTCTGGTTAATGTGGTAAATGATGTAGACCGAAATGCATTTTTTGAATATATAACACAATTGGCAGAGAAGGTTGAAGACTAA
- a CDS encoding biotin transporter BioY, translated as MTTKHITFTAIMTAIIALLGLVPPIPLPFMPVPIVLQNIGIFLAGVLLGKKYGTISVIVFLILAACGLPVLSGGRGGIGVFAGPSAGFLFLYPVVAFLIGWYRDRTIERINFIQIFIPVIVAGVLLLDIVGTLIMGMITNMPLSKAFFLSFVFMPGDIVKAVIASLIGAALLNHTRFKQLIRF; from the coding sequence ATGACTACAAAACATATTACATTTACAGCAATTATGACTGCAATCATAGCTTTGCTCGGTTTAGTACCGCCGATTCCATTACCGTTTATGCCAGTACCAATTGTATTACAAAATATCGGTATTTTCTTAGCCGGCGTTTTATTAGGTAAAAAATATGGTACGATCAGTGTAATTGTATTTCTTATTTTAGCAGCATGCGGGTTACCTGTTTTATCAGGGGGACGAGGAGGAATTGGAGTTTTTGCAGGACCGTCTGCAGGATTCTTATTCTTATATCCAGTCGTAGCATTCTTGATTGGCTGGTATCGTGACCGAACAATTGAACGTATTAACTTTATTCAAATATTTATCCCAGTGATTGTAGCTGGTGTATTGCTATTAGATATCGTAGGCACATTAATCATGGGTATGATTACTAATATGCCGTTATCTAAAGCTTTCTTCTTATCATTTGTATTTATGCCAGGTGATATTGTGAAAGCAGTAATTGCTTCTTTAATTGGGGCAGCTTTGTTAAATCATACACGCTTTAAACAGTTAATTCGTTTCTAA
- a CDS encoding GNAT family N-acetyltransferase — translation MVKLSMDLIDESGKIAFQDNLKTIYLTPEAPLTYYSNKWTYHEMPDFEQWLKDAKTQLKQHHAQDSHHLMFAFPENTELSQSFLDYLERENFELGLMEMYAIEAEALQGEIPDTLEIEWVTKDNLDDYLTIHRTFAIQFGEDYADESENMIRREFQDGEKTKRVVVYYQNQPVGSIDVIETDQTIEIDSFGVIESMRKKGIGSAIQAFIANYAGAKPIILIADGEDTAKDMYIKQGYTFIGYRYQILKENL, via the coding sequence ATGGTGAAGCTTTCGATGGATTTAATTGATGAGTCAGGGAAAATTGCATTTCAAGATAACTTGAAAACCATATATCTGACACCTGAAGCACCCTTAACTTATTATTCTAATAAATGGACATATCATGAAATGCCTGATTTTGAACAATGGTTAAAGGATGCAAAAACGCAATTAAAACAACATCATGCACAAGATAGTCATCACCTTATGTTTGCTTTTCCAGAAAATACAGAGCTCTCTCAATCTTTTCTGGATTATTTGGAAAGAGAAAACTTTGAGTTAGGGTTAATGGAAATGTATGCGATTGAAGCGGAAGCCTTGCAAGGTGAAATTCCTGATACATTAGAAATCGAATGGGTCACTAAAGATAACTTAGATGACTATTTAACAATTCATCGCACATTCGCAATTCAGTTTGGCGAAGATTATGCTGATGAATCTGAAAATATGATTCGTCGAGAATTTCAAGATGGAGAAAAAACTAAACGTGTAGTGGTTTATTATCAAAACCAACCCGTGGGTTCTATAGATGTTATCGAGACTGATCAAACAATTGAAATTGACAGTTTCGGTGTAATCGAAAGCATGCGTAAAAAGGGGATAGGGAGTGCAATTCAAGCCTTTATTGCGAATTACGCAGGAGCGAAACCGATTATTTTAATAGCAGATGGTGAAGATACAGCTAAAGATATGTATATCAAACAAGGTTATACCTTTATTGGCTATCGTTATCAAATCTTAAAAGAAAATTTGTAA
- the fdhD gene encoding formate dehydrogenase accessory sulfurtransferase FdhD produces the protein MNKDINNDIDVMTDQNIVRYEDGKLFETTDSYVTEFPLTIMVNGEEFATVICSPDHMEELVLGFLASEGAILKRSELKSIQIDDSKGFAHVELTKDLGDRFEYSTKRMIASCCGKSREFYFHNDAAIAKTSMSHITLQPQQVVNMMTRLQSASTLFKRTGGLHNAAISDGDTFFEHRQDIGRHNALDKLYGFCLERHIPVRDKVLIFSGRISSEILIKAAKIGVGVILSKSAPTTLAVTLADDLNITAIGFCRDGNFSVYSHPERIEAAPSQE, from the coding sequence ATGAATAAAGATATAAATAATGATATAGATGTAATGACGGATCAAAATATTGTCCGTTATGAAGATGGAAAGTTGTTTGAAACTACAGACAGTTATGTAACTGAATTTCCTTTAACAATTATGGTCAATGGAGAAGAGTTTGCAACCGTCATCTGCAGTCCAGACCACATGGAAGAGTTGGTGCTGGGCTTTTTAGCGTCTGAAGGCGCTATATTAAAACGAAGCGAACTAAAATCTATTCAAATAGACGACAGTAAAGGATTCGCACATGTGGAACTAACTAAAGATTTAGGTGACCGCTTCGAGTATTCCACAAAACGAATGATTGCATCATGTTGTGGTAAAAGCCGTGAATTTTATTTCCACAATGATGCAGCAATTGCCAAAACATCAATGTCTCATATTACTTTACAGCCACAACAAGTAGTGAATATGATGACACGTTTGCAAAGTGCAAGCACACTATTTAAACGTACAGGCGGATTGCATAATGCTGCCATCAGTGATGGCGATACATTCTTTGAACACCGCCAAGATATCGGAAGACATAATGCACTTGATAAATTATATGGCTTTTGTTTAGAACGGCATATCCCTGTTCGAGATAAAGTATTAATTTTCAGTGGCCGTATCTCTTCAGAGATTTTAATCAAAGCTGCCAAAATCGGTGTAGGTGTTATTTTATCTAAATCAGCTCCTACTACATTAGCAGTTACATTAGCAGATGATTTGAATATCACAGCAATCGGTTTTTGCAGAGATGGAAATTTCAGTGTATATAGTCATCCAGAACGAATAGAAGCTGCCCCTTCACAAGAATAA
- a CDS encoding LacI family DNA-binding transcriptional regulator has translation MASIRDIAKAAEVSPGTVSRILNEDPTLSVSDKTRQRVLKVAEEMSYQKSARMNRQVQIITYAPRRREMADPFHRELRLAIETEIKRLNLTLKKTIRVEPGMKKQDWSEVKKAGALLVIGNFSKTALETIFQYNPNMVVINNPEVPDFIDAVYSDLEKTTHKLLDRIIQKHHKVKIAYFGGMREEMNLDGDITYSNDARYHAYLRWCKTQDKTPDAHLIGWTREDGEQEIESASQLPDIVIAGNDMVAIGVIQGLQKNGKRIPEDVSVIGFNDLDVNQYVTPSLTSVQIDIEQFGKSAVAMAEDRIKKVRSNALHTIVQTQLILRQSYSEKE, from the coding sequence ATGGCTAGTATCAGAGATATTGCAAAAGCGGCTGAAGTCAGCCCAGGAACGGTTTCTCGTATATTAAATGAAGATCCGACATTGTCGGTATCAGATAAGACAAGACAGCGTGTGCTTAAAGTAGCAGAAGAAATGTCTTACCAAAAATCGGCACGTATGAACCGTCAAGTTCAAATTATTACTTATGCACCTAGAAGACGAGAAATGGCAGATCCTTTTCATCGCGAGTTGCGATTAGCAATCGAAACAGAAATTAAACGCCTGAATCTTACTTTGAAAAAGACAATTAGAGTTGAACCAGGGATGAAAAAACAAGATTGGTCTGAGGTTAAAAAAGCGGGCGCACTATTGGTTATCGGTAATTTTTCTAAAACAGCATTAGAAACAATTTTTCAATACAATCCCAATATGGTTGTTATTAATAATCCTGAAGTCCCTGATTTTATAGATGCAGTTTATTCAGATTTAGAAAAAACAACACATAAGCTGCTGGACAGAATTATACAAAAACATCACAAAGTTAAAATAGCGTACTTCGGTGGGATGCGTGAAGAAATGAATTTAGATGGTGATATCACTTATAGTAACGACGCACGTTATCATGCTTATTTACGTTGGTGCAAAACGCAAGATAAAACACCAGATGCACATCTCATTGGTTGGACGCGTGAAGATGGCGAACAAGAAATTGAATCCGCATCTCAACTACCTGATATCGTAATAGCAGGCAATGACATGGTTGCCATCGGGGTGATTCAAGGTTTGCAAAAAAACGGCAAGCGCATACCTGAAGATGTGAGTGTCATAGGCTTCAATGACTTAGATGTGAATCAATACGTTACACCATCCTTGACTAGTGTTCAAATCGACATAGAACAATTTGGAAAAAGTGCTGTGGCAATGGCGGAGGATAGAATCAAAAAGGTACGTTCTAATGCTTTGCATACAATTGTACAAACACAATTAATTTTGCGGCAGTCATATTCTGAAAAAGAGTAA
- a CDS encoding galactokinase, with translation MLTSMKSKFDTLFNTQPEVAAFTPGRINLIGEHTDYNGGYVFPAAIELGTYGLASKRNDRKICLYSNNFESTGTIEFSLDELQFDAAHSWANYPKGMVKYLKELDYKIDTGFNILIEGNIPNGASLSSSASIEILMGWLLKSLFNLEVDRLELIHLGRKVENHFIGVNSGIMDQFIVGMGRKDQAILLDTATLDYHYVPTEFGDYVISIMNTNKRRELAESKYNERLEECQKALALLQHELEVDALGHIDAATFEKYAYLIKDNVLLRRARHAITENARVKKAYDALNRKDFIEFGKLLNASHASLKEDYEVTGIELDTLAETAQQVEGVLGARMTGAGFAGCAIALVHKDRIKNLEQEVTENYTKKIGYEPSFYHVNIGDGVKSLDIKEG, from the coding sequence ATGCTGACATCAATGAAATCAAAATTCGACACTTTATTTAATACGCAACCAGAAGTCGCTGCCTTTACACCAGGACGAATCAATTTAATTGGAGAACATACAGACTACAATGGTGGTTATGTTTTTCCTGCAGCCATTGAACTTGGCACATATGGTTTAGCAAGTAAGAGAAACGATAGAAAAATTTGCCTGTATTCAAATAATTTTGAGTCAACAGGAACAATTGAATTTTCACTAGATGAATTACAGTTCGATGCAGCGCATAGTTGGGCAAATTATCCAAAAGGAATGGTCAAGTATTTAAAAGAATTAGACTATAAAATAGATACGGGATTCAACATATTAATAGAAGGAAATATACCGAATGGTGCGAGTTTATCATCATCAGCATCTATTGAAATTTTGATGGGATGGTTATTGAAATCGCTCTTTAATTTAGAAGTTGATAGATTAGAATTGATTCATCTTGGTCGTAAAGTTGAAAATCATTTTATCGGTGTGAATTCTGGGATTATGGACCAATTCATCGTTGGTATGGGACGCAAAGACCAAGCAATACTTTTAGATACTGCCACATTAGACTATCATTATGTGCCAACTGAATTCGGAGACTATGTTATATCGATAATGAATACAAATAAACGTCGCGAGTTAGCAGAATCTAAATATAATGAAAGACTAGAAGAATGTCAGAAAGCCCTTGCCTTATTACAACATGAATTAGAAGTTGATGCCTTGGGACATATAGATGCGGCTACTTTTGAAAAGTATGCTTATTTAATAAAAGACAATGTATTATTGCGTCGTGCACGTCATGCGATAACTGAAAATGCACGTGTTAAAAAAGCTTATGATGCTTTGAATCGAAAAGATTTCATAGAATTCGGTAAGTTATTGAATGCTTCCCACGCTTCGTTAAAAGAAGATTATGAAGTAACTGGAATAGAATTGGATACTCTAGCAGAAACAGCTCAACAAGTAGAAGGCGTACTAGGTGCACGTATGACTGGCGCAGGCTTTGCTGGTTGTGCAATTGCGTTAGTCCATAAAGACCGCATTAAAAATTTAGAACAAGAAGTAACTGAAAATTATACAAAGAAGATTGGATATGAACCATCATTTTACCACGTTAATATTGGTGATGGCGTGAAGAGTTTAGATATCAAGGAAGGATGA
- the galE gene encoding UDP-glucose 4-epimerase GalE: MSVLVLGGAGYIGSHAADQLIEQGYDVAVVDNLGTGHRQAVPEAARFYEGDIRDKAFLNDVFEQEKVEGVFHFCAYSLVGESVEKPLEYFNNNVYGMQVLLEVMKAHNVNEIIFSSTAAVYGEPETIPIQEDAPKAPTNPYGESKLMMEKMMHWCHNAYGVNYAALRYFNVAGAKEDGSIGEDHNPETHLIPIVLQAALGQRDAITIFGTDYDTEDGSCVRDYLHVTDLIAAHILAYQYLKDGGESGAFNLGSSQGYSVIEIVEAARKATGIDIKAEIGERRAGDPSKLVASSDKAQRVLGWKPKHDDIHEIIETAWNWHQSHPNGYSN, translated from the coding sequence ATGTCAGTTTTAGTATTAGGTGGAGCAGGATACATCGGCAGTCATGCTGCTGATCAACTTATAGAACAAGGTTACGACGTAGCAGTCGTAGATAACCTTGGCACAGGCCATCGTCAAGCTGTACCAGAAGCAGCACGTTTTTATGAAGGAGATATTCGAGATAAAGCATTTTTGAATGATGTTTTTGAACAAGAAAAAGTGGAAGGCGTCTTTCATTTTTGCGCGTATTCTTTAGTAGGAGAATCAGTTGAGAAGCCTTTAGAATATTTTAATAATAACGTTTATGGCATGCAGGTATTATTAGAAGTAATGAAAGCGCATAATGTAAACGAAATTATCTTTTCTTCTACAGCAGCAGTTTATGGAGAACCAGAAACTATTCCGATTCAAGAAGATGCGCCAAAAGCACCAACGAATCCATATGGTGAAAGCAAACTTATGATGGAAAAAATGATGCATTGGTGCCACAACGCATATGGTGTGAACTATGCTGCGTTACGTTATTTTAATGTTGCAGGCGCGAAAGAAGACGGAAGTATCGGTGAAGATCATAATCCTGAAACGCACTTGATTCCAATCGTACTGCAAGCTGCTTTAGGACAACGTGATGCCATCACTATTTTCGGCACAGATTATGATACAGAAGATGGCTCATGTGTTCGCGATTATTTACATGTTACAGATTTGATTGCAGCACATATTTTAGCATATCAATATTTAAAAGACGGTGGAGAAAGCGGTGCGTTTAATTTAGGAAGCAGCCAAGGATATTCAGTGATAGAAATTGTAGAAGCTGCACGTAAAGCAACCGGTATAGATATCAAAGCAGAAATTGGCGAAAGACGTGCAGGTGATCCGAGTAAACTAGTAGCATCTAGTGATAAAGCGCAGCGTGTACTTGGATGGAAACCTAAACATGATGATATCCATGAGATTATTGAAACAGCATGGAACTGGCATCAATCACATCCGAACGGATATTCAAATTAA